A section of the Ictalurus punctatus breed USDA103 chromosome 8, Coco_2.0, whole genome shotgun sequence genome encodes:
- the tcp11l1 gene encoding T-complex protein 11-like protein 1 isoform X2, which translates to MPKEPNKSSDEEGKKVDDLASEDSTASPSKFVTVEELMETAKGVTNMVLAHEITVNGGFQIKPTEPAEGSLEKHVKEIVHKAFWDCLEAQLNDDPPVYEHAIKLVGEIKETLLSFLMPSQTRLKGQIEEALDLSLIQQQAENGALDIGKVAQFIIDTMGAFCAPCRDKEVRKLRDITDIVLLFRSIFAVLDKMKVDMANFAVSSLRPHLLQHSVEYERNKFQGFLNTQPNALNFTQKWLQESADSVLRGAEGGGAGSPGSSSQLLLNVHNHAYLRLLHWEHGMDDFPETVLMDRGRFLEMQLELERLVLMASVLLIVYNSAGEAISGLPGLMDTLKNTVRILLVDMHTPSFKADETFTAIGEKLCLELGECLTQHGFSPFHPDRQNTLKGQIAAVKSQDNPIRKLVDSRIQAYLLGFLEPGPHRSPPAVPGGLVPIGKELEDIGIKLSHLVNFNKLVYSPFYQKILQDVVQAEGSAATWTASNKTDD; encoded by the exons ATGCCCAAAGAACCAAATAAATCATCGGATGAGGAGGGAAAGAAGGTCGACGATCTAGCGTCAGAAGATTCCACAG CCAGCCCTTCCAAGTTTGTGACCGTGGAGGAGCTGATGGAGACTGCTAAAGGCGTGACTAACATGGTGTTGGCTCATGAGATCACAGTGAACGGTGGCTTCCAAATCAAACCCACCGAGCCTGCTGAGGGAAG TTTAGAGAAACATGTTAAGGAAATTGTGCACAAAGCATTCTGGGATTGTCTTGAAGCCCAGCTGAACGACGACCCGCCTGTCTATGAACATGCCATCAAACTGGTCGGGGAAATTAAAGAG ACGCTGCTGTCCTTCCTGATGCCGTCCCAGACACGTTTGAAAGGACAGATAGAGGAGGCGCTGGACCTGTCGCTCATCCAGCAGCAGGCAGAGAACGGAGCACTGGACATCGGCAAGGTGGCTCAGTTCATCATCGACACCATGGGCGCCTTCTGCGCGCCATGTAGGGACAAAGAAGTCCGCAAACTGAGGGACATCACGGACATCGTGCTTCTTTTTAG GTCTATTTTTGCAGTGCTGGACAAAATGAAGGTTGACATGGCCAACTTTGCTGTCAGTAGCCTTCGGCCGCACCTGCTGCAGCACTCGGTGGAGTACGAGAGGAACAAGTTTCAGGGGTTTCTCAACACACAGCCTA ATGCTCTGAACTTCACTCAGAAATGGCTGCAGGAATCGGCAGACTCTGTGCTCAGAGGTGCTGAAGGGGGCGGTGCAGGCTCGCCTGGCTCCTCCTCGCAGCTGCTGCTGAATGTGCACAACCACGCCTATTTACGACTGCTGCACTGGGAGCACGGCATGGACGATTTCCCAGAG acggTTTTGATGGACCGTGGCAGGTTTCTGGAGATGCAGTTGGAGCTTGAGCGCTTGGTGTTGATGGCGTCTGTGCTCCTGATCGTGTATAACAGTGCGGGAGAGGCGATCTCAGGATTGCCGGGCCTCATGGACACGCTGAAGAACACAGTCAGGATCCTGCTGGTCGATATGCACACTCC GTCTTTCAAAGCAGACGAGACGTTCACTGCCATCGGGGAGAAGCTTTGTTTGGAGCTGGGGGAATGTCTGACTCAGCACGGCTTCTCACCTTTTCACCCAGACAGACAGAACACTCTGAAAGGCCAAATCGCCGCCGTCAAGTCTCAAGATAACCCTATCCGTAAACTCGTCG ATTCTCGGATCCAGGCCTACCTCCTGGGTTTCTTGGAGCCAGGTCCTCACAGGAGCCCGCCGGCCGTTCCCGGAGGTCTGGTTCCAATCGGCAAAGAGCTGGAGGATATCGGGATCAAACTGAGCCACCTCGTCAACTTCAACAAGCTAGTCTACTCTCCGttctatcagaaaatcctacagGACGTCGTTCAGGCCGAGGGAAGCGCAGCCACTTGGACAGCATCGAACAAAACTGACGACTAG
- the tcp11l1 gene encoding T-complex protein 11-like protein 1 isoform X1: protein MPKEPNKSSDEEGKKVDDLASEDSTGQTDGSEQLVRKRIRTNTPSPHRQTPPSSPSKFVTVEELMETAKGVTNMVLAHEITVNGGFQIKPTEPAEGSLEKHVKEIVHKAFWDCLEAQLNDDPPVYEHAIKLVGEIKETLLSFLMPSQTRLKGQIEEALDLSLIQQQAENGALDIGKVAQFIIDTMGAFCAPCRDKEVRKLRDITDIVLLFRSIFAVLDKMKVDMANFAVSSLRPHLLQHSVEYERNKFQGFLNTQPNALNFTQKWLQESADSVLRGAEGGGAGSPGSSSQLLLNVHNHAYLRLLHWEHGMDDFPETVLMDRGRFLEMQLELERLVLMASVLLIVYNSAGEAISGLPGLMDTLKNTVRILLVDMHTPSFKADETFTAIGEKLCLELGECLTQHGFSPFHPDRQNTLKGQIAAVKSQDNPIRKLVDSRIQAYLLGFLEPGPHRSPPAVPGGLVPIGKELEDIGIKLSHLVNFNKLVYSPFYQKILQDVVQAEGSAATWTASNKTDD from the exons ATGCCCAAAGAACCAAATAAATCATCGGATGAGGAGGGAAAGAAGGTCGACGATCTAGCGTCAGAAGATTCCACAGGTCAGACAGATGGATCAGAACAGCTTGTGCGTAAAAGAATTAGAACAAACACGCCGAGTCCTCACCGACAGACTCCTCCGT CCAGCCCTTCCAAGTTTGTGACCGTGGAGGAGCTGATGGAGACTGCTAAAGGCGTGACTAACATGGTGTTGGCTCATGAGATCACAGTGAACGGTGGCTTCCAAATCAAACCCACCGAGCCTGCTGAGGGAAG TTTAGAGAAACATGTTAAGGAAATTGTGCACAAAGCATTCTGGGATTGTCTTGAAGCCCAGCTGAACGACGACCCGCCTGTCTATGAACATGCCATCAAACTGGTCGGGGAAATTAAAGAG ACGCTGCTGTCCTTCCTGATGCCGTCCCAGACACGTTTGAAAGGACAGATAGAGGAGGCGCTGGACCTGTCGCTCATCCAGCAGCAGGCAGAGAACGGAGCACTGGACATCGGCAAGGTGGCTCAGTTCATCATCGACACCATGGGCGCCTTCTGCGCGCCATGTAGGGACAAAGAAGTCCGCAAACTGAGGGACATCACGGACATCGTGCTTCTTTTTAG GTCTATTTTTGCAGTGCTGGACAAAATGAAGGTTGACATGGCCAACTTTGCTGTCAGTAGCCTTCGGCCGCACCTGCTGCAGCACTCGGTGGAGTACGAGAGGAACAAGTTTCAGGGGTTTCTCAACACACAGCCTA ATGCTCTGAACTTCACTCAGAAATGGCTGCAGGAATCGGCAGACTCTGTGCTCAGAGGTGCTGAAGGGGGCGGTGCAGGCTCGCCTGGCTCCTCCTCGCAGCTGCTGCTGAATGTGCACAACCACGCCTATTTACGACTGCTGCACTGGGAGCACGGCATGGACGATTTCCCAGAG acggTTTTGATGGACCGTGGCAGGTTTCTGGAGATGCAGTTGGAGCTTGAGCGCTTGGTGTTGATGGCGTCTGTGCTCCTGATCGTGTATAACAGTGCGGGAGAGGCGATCTCAGGATTGCCGGGCCTCATGGACACGCTGAAGAACACAGTCAGGATCCTGCTGGTCGATATGCACACTCC GTCTTTCAAAGCAGACGAGACGTTCACTGCCATCGGGGAGAAGCTTTGTTTGGAGCTGGGGGAATGTCTGACTCAGCACGGCTTCTCACCTTTTCACCCAGACAGACAGAACACTCTGAAAGGCCAAATCGCCGCCGTCAAGTCTCAAGATAACCCTATCCGTAAACTCGTCG ATTCTCGGATCCAGGCCTACCTCCTGGGTTTCTTGGAGCCAGGTCCTCACAGGAGCCCGCCGGCCGTTCCCGGAGGTCTGGTTCCAATCGGCAAAGAGCTGGAGGATATCGGGATCAAACTGAGCCACCTCGTCAACTTCAACAAGCTAGTCTACTCTCCGttctatcagaaaatcctacagGACGTCGTTCAGGCCGAGGGAAGCGCAGCCACTTGGACAGCATCGAACAAAACTGACGACTAG